One Phocaeicola dorei genomic region harbors:
- a CDS encoding glycoside hydrolase 43 family protein — translation MKKIIIIITCFIGLSGAFAQQRGMFHNPVIEADVPDPSMIRVGNYYYLVSTTMHLMPGCPVMRSKDLVHWETISYVFQRLTDLPRYDLKEGTVYGRGQWASSLRYHDGRFYVWFSPNDEPHRGYIYTAEDPAGEWTLLSRPPHHHDASLFFDDDGKVYLFYGTGQLRQLKSDLSDVEPGGIDQKIFERDADEQGLLEGSQAFKHNGRYYVMMISMDWSIPGRLRREVCYRADQITGPYEKKVILETEFQGYGGVGQGCIVDTPDGNWYGFIFQDRGGIGRVPTLMPCRWEDGWPILGDADGRVPECMEMPVYGEECKGSIMGSDGFDTDQLSLNWQWNHNPLDDCWSLTERPGFLRLRTGKVVDNLFLAPNTLTQRMSGPKCSGVVAMDISKMKEGDVAGFCAFNGLSGVLAVVMENGKKQWVMSHQSVSLSDREKRVTAVEVLEKERMDCEKEVVYLRMEGDFADKKDEATFYYSYDKKTWKRIGEPCKMVFDYTKFFMGSKFAIFNYATKDLGGYVDIDYFEYGN, via the coding sequence ATGAAGAAGATCATCATTATTATTACCTGCTTCATTGGTTTGTCGGGGGCGTTTGCACAACAACGGGGAATGTTCCATAATCCGGTGATTGAGGCGGATGTACCTGACCCTTCCATGATAAGGGTGGGAAACTACTACTATCTGGTAAGCACCACTATGCACCTGATGCCGGGTTGTCCGGTGATGCGTTCAAAAGACTTGGTGCATTGGGAAACGATCAGTTATGTGTTTCAACGGCTTACTGACTTGCCCCGTTATGATTTGAAAGAAGGCACGGTATATGGTCGCGGACAATGGGCTTCCAGCCTCCGCTATCATGACGGACGGTTCTATGTATGGTTCTCACCCAATGATGAACCCCATCGTGGTTATATCTATACCGCCGAAGATCCGGCGGGCGAATGGACATTACTTTCCCGTCCGCCTCATCATCATGATGCTTCTTTGTTTTTTGATGACGACGGCAAAGTTTATCTGTTTTATGGCACCGGGCAACTTCGTCAGCTCAAGAGCGACCTGAGCGATGTGGAACCGGGAGGTATAGACCAAAAGATATTCGAGCGGGACGCCGACGAGCAGGGACTTCTGGAAGGAAGTCAGGCATTCAAGCATAACGGCAGATATTATGTGATGATGATTTCCATGGACTGGAGCATTCCCGGACGGTTGCGTCGTGAGGTGTGCTACCGTGCCGACCAGATAACCGGTCCGTATGAGAAAAAGGTGATTTTAGAAACTGAATTTCAAGGATATGGTGGCGTGGGACAAGGCTGTATAGTCGATACTCCTGACGGAAACTGGTATGGCTTTATTTTTCAGGATAGAGGCGGTATAGGGCGTGTACCCACATTGATGCCCTGCCGCTGGGAAGACGGTTGGCCGATACTGGGTGATGCGGACGGACGTGTGCCCGAATGTATGGAGATGCCTGTTTACGGAGAGGAATGTAAAGGAAGTATCATGGGAAGTGATGGTTTCGACACCGATCAGTTGAGTTTGAACTGGCAGTGGAACCACAATCCGTTGGACGATTGCTGGTCACTGACGGAGCGTCCGGGTTTCCTGCGGTTGAGGACCGGAAAGGTGGTGGACAATCTGTTTCTGGCTCCCAATACCTTGACTCAGCGTATGAGCGGACCGAAGTGCAGCGGTGTGGTAGCTATGGATATCTCGAAGATGAAAGAAGGAGATGTTGCGGGCTTCTGCGCTTTCAATGGGTTGTCCGGGGTACTGGCTGTGGTCATGGAGAACGGGAAAAAGCAGTGGGTGATGTCACATCAGTCTGTCAGTCTTTCGGACCGGGAAAAAAGGGTGACTGCTGTGGAAGTACTGGAGAAGGAACGCATGGATTGTGAGAAAGAGGTGGTCTATCTTCGTATGGAGGGCGATTTTGCAGATAAAAAAGATGAAGCCACTTTTTATTACAGTTATGACAAGAAAACGTGGAAACGAATAGGAGAACCTTGTAAAATGGTTTTTGATTATACCAAATTCTTTATGGGAAGCAAGTTTGCTATTTTTAATTATGCTACTAAAGATTTGGGAGGATATGTGGATATAGATTATTTTGAATACGGTAACTAA